In Esox lucius isolate fEsoLuc1 chromosome 6, fEsoLuc1.pri, whole genome shotgun sequence, the following proteins share a genomic window:
- the LOC105010732 gene encoding cGMP-dependent protein kinase 2, whose product MVASHQLAMGNGSIKAPQPENRFPASGLKVEPPASTSWNTETLRLRIAHLEGELAKRDQEFKAQELKLLSLQTELDVKVSQIEKLQDAIGYNNQGCYPPTPKHNGHRLLSVINQGPTRFHRLAVEVHRRLKAKEGVSAEPTSGLFCGGFRTHHLSTERARVRKDSSTKKLINDAIMNNDFLKKLDPQHMREMVECMYERTYTEGQVVIQEGEPGNYLYVLADGLLEVIQNGKLLGEMRPRTAFGELAILYNCKRTATVKAVSKVHIWALDRQTFQSIMMKSTQATQEEYFSFLRSVSLLRDLPEEKLAKIVDCLEIDYFDKGEYIIREGEEGNTFFIIAKGEVCVTQTTEGWTEPQEIKTLGVGDYFGEKALISEDVRSANIISTENDTQCLVVDRDNFNQIVGTYEELQAYLKEYVKELSLCDERRNALPISPLIDSSPEAQEVRRLRERIAVIPTHDPFQDLKVIATLGMGGFGRVELVKLTDEDTTFALKCIKKKHIVDTRQQEHIYSEKNILQQTNSQFIVRLFRTFRDDKYVYLLMEACLGGELWSILRDMSYFEEQTGRFCIACVLEAFDYLHTRGIIYRDLKPENLLLGAEGYVKMADFGFAKRIGMGKKTWTFCGTPEYVAPEVIMNKGHDFGADCWSLGILIYELLTGSPPFSGTDPIKIYTMVLHGIEKVDFPKRISKRPDDLIRRLCKLNPVDRLGNKKNGIIDIKKHKWFQGFNWEGLRRQKLISPLKRELKGPMDHSHFDTFPPELEDPPDELSGWDKDF is encoded by the exons ATGGTGGCCAGCCATCAGCTGGCCATGGGCAACGGTTCAATCAAAGCCCCACAGCCAGAGAACAGGTTCCCAGCCTCGGGCCTCAAGGTGGAGCCCCCAGCCAGCACATCGTGGAACACAGAGACCCTGAGGCTCAGGATAGCACATCTGGAAGGGGAACTGGCCAAGAGGGACCAGGAGTTCAAAGCCCAAGAGCTGAAGCTGCTGAGCCTACAGACAGAGCTGGATGTTAAAGTCTCCCAGATAGAAAAGCTCCAGGATGCAATCGGTTACAACAACCAGGGTTGCTACCCCCCGACTCCCAAACACAATGGCCACCGCCTACTCAGTGTCATCAACCAGGGTCCCACACGCTTCCACAGGCTGGCCGTGGAGGTCCACCGCCGGCTCAAAGCAAAGGAAGGTGTGTCAGCTGAACCCACCTCTGGGCTCTTCTGTGGGGGTTTCAGAACCCACCATTTGTCAACAGAGAGGGCCCGTGTCCGCAAGGACTCCAG CACCAAAAAACTGATCAATGATGCCATCATGAACAATGATTTCCTGAAGAAGCTGGATCCTCAGCACATGAGGGAGATGGTGGAGTGCATGTATGAGAGGACCTACACCGAAGGCCAGGTGGTCATCCAGGAGGGGGAGCCTGGGAACTACCTCTATGTCCTGGCAG ATGGCTTATTAGAGGTCATCCAGAATGGTAAATTGCTCGGAGAGATGCGCCCCAGGACTGCCTTCGGAGAGTTGGCTATATTGTATAACTGTAAGAGAACAGCTACCGTAAAAG CTGTATCCAAGGTTCATATCTGGGCTTTGGACCGCCAGACCTTCCAGAGTATTATGATGAAGTCTACACAGGCCACGCAAGAGGAGTACTTCAGCTTCTTACGCAG TGTGTCTTTGTTGAGAGATCTGCCAGAAGAGAAACTTGCCAAAATCGTTGACTGTCTGGAAATT GATTATTTTGATAAAGGAGAGTACATTATTCGAGAAGGCGAGGAAGGGAACACTTTTTTCATCATAGCTAAAGGAGag GTGTGTGTCACCCAGACCACGGAAGGCTGGACTGAGCCTCAGGAGATAAAGACTCTAGGTGTGGGCGACTACTTTGGAGAAAAAGCCCTCATAAG tGAGGATGTGCGTTCAGCGAACATCATCTCCACTGAGAATGACACCCAGTGCTTAGTGGTAGACAGAGA CAACTTCAACCAGATTGTTGGCACCTATGAGGAACTGCAGGCGTATCTAAAAGAATATGTTAAAGAGCTCTCCCTATGTGACGAGAGGAGAAATGCCCT GCCCATTTCCCCCCTTATTGACTCGTCCCCGGAGGCCCAGGAAGTGCGTCGGCTCAGGGAGAGAATTGCAGTCATCCCCACCCATGACCCCTTCCAGGACCTGAAGGTCATAGCCACACTGGGCATGGGCGGCTTTGGCCGAGTAGAATTG GTGAAACTGACGGATGAAGACACCACATTTGCTCTGAAGTGCATTAAAAAGAAGCACATTGTGGACACGAGACAACAAGAGCACATCTACTCTGAAAAGAACATCCTTCAGCAAACCAACTCACAGTTTATTGTCAG GTTGTTTCGGACATTCCGGGATGACAAGTATGTGTACCTCCTCATGGAGGCCTGCCTGGGCGGGGAGCTGTGGAGTATACTACGGGACAT GAGTTACTTTGAGGAGCAGACAGGGCGCTTCTGCATCGCCTGTGTCCTGGAAGCTTTTGACTACCTCCACACCAGAGGAATCATCTACAGGGACCTGAAACCTGAGAACCTGCTACTGGGTGCAGAAGGCTACGTCAAGATG GCTGACTTCGGCTTTGCTAAGAGGATTGGTATGGGGAAAAAGACATGGACGTTCTGCGGCACCCCTGAGTATGTAGCACCAGAGGTTATCATGAACAAGGGCCATGACTTTGGAGCTGACTGCTGGTCTTTGGGGATCCTTATCTATGAGCTGCTGACTGGCAG TCCACCCTTTTCGGGCACCGACCCTATAAAGATCTACACCATGGTCCTTCATGGGATTGAGAAGGTTGACTTCCCCAAGAGAATTAGCAAGCGTCCCGATGACCTCATCAGAAGACTCTGCAA GCTCAACCCAGTGGACCGGCTTGGTAATAAGAAGAACGGCATTATTGACATTAAGAAACACAA GTGGTTCCAGGGCTTCAACTGGGAGGGGCTGAGACGCCAAAAGCTAATTTCCCCACTGAAGAGAGAG CTGAAGGGGCCGATGGACCACAGTCACTTTGACACCTTCCCACCAGAGCTGGAGGACCCTCCAGACGAGCTGTCAGGCTGGGATAAGGACTTCTAA